In the genome of Amia ocellicauda isolate fAmiCal2 chromosome 3, fAmiCal2.hap1, whole genome shotgun sequence, one region contains:
- the ompa gene encoding olfactory marker protein a, translated as MQSNQYSPKHSRETGLCADQDRAASKGARETDNTQTTAAAAATMASVLELPFQEDTQLTEVMRLRVQSLQQRNHRPQDGERLLRPQEVVYRLDFSQQNLRFQRWSIQLSVPGKITITGISQLWTPDLTNLMTRQLLEPAGIFWKKSGEEQVQCYEADTQEFGERIAELAKIRKVMYFLLSFEDGTEPANINCSIAFKASP; from the coding sequence ATGCAATCGAATCAATACAGTCCCAAACACAGCAGAGAGACGGGGCTCTGTGCAGATCAGGACCGGGCAGCGAGCAAGGGAGCGAGGGAGacagacaacacacagacaacagcagcagcagcagcaaccatGGCCTCGGTACTAGAGCTGCCCTTCCAGGAAGACACCCAGCTGACGGAGGTCATGCGTCTGAGGGTGCAGAGCCTGCAGCAGCGCAACCACAGGCCCCAGGACGGCGAGAGGCTGCTGCGGCCCCAGGAGGTGGTGTACCGCCTGGATTTCTCGCAGCAGAACCTGCGCTTCCAGAGGTGGAGCATCCAGCTCTCCGTACCGGGCAAGATCACCATCACGGGCATCTCCCAGCTCTGGACGCCCGACCTCACCAACCTCATGACCAGGCAGCTGCTAGAGCCGGCGGGCATCTTCTGGAAGAAATCCGGGGAGGAACAGGTGCAGTGCTACGAGGCAGACACCCAGGAGTTCGGGGAGCGGATAGCAGAGCTGGCCAAAATCCGGAAAGTGATGTACTTCCTTTTATCCTTCGAGGACGGCACCGAACCGGCCAACATTAACTGCTCCATAGCCTTCAAGGCATCTCCGTAA